The DNA segment TCCGAATCTATCAAGACGCAGATGTGCTGATGGATGAAAAAAGAACTCACAGTGGTGTTAGCAAATCTATCACAAAAAACAGCTTTCCATCTAGAGTTTGGCTCATTGATTTCCTTCACAATGTCATCCTGAAAAAGTatatcaacaacaacaatcaaacaatcaAGAAAGCGACGAAACAATACATACAATGGGTTTGGATTAGGATCAAAATCTGAAGAAATCATGAGGTCAGCTTCTGCTTTGATGCAAGAGCTAATATTTTTTGTGTCCTACCACGAGTTGAGAGACCTATCGATGTTCCTTTCTAGCATCCTGAAAAAGATTGATGACACTCGTTTCATCAGAACAGTAAGAGTCCTATGATTTTCAATAGTAACTATGGATGAAAGCGTTTGCACTTACAACTAAAACCGTGAAGGAAGCTAATAAGATGTAAACAAATATGGACTTGTAAACGATGAATCCAAACCTGTTAGTCTATGAGAAGAAGCTAGAGACCAATTAGGAATTACCCTTTCGTTGTTTTCTTTGCTTCCCAAAAGTGGATTAGCTGAAACAGTAGCTTCGACTGTTGTAAACAGGGAACGAAGTCATCGTAAAACAGAGACATAGGAACCTTGCCGGTTGATTTCGCGATTTTATATCACATAGTttgctttgatttttttcatttgcGTGATTTGGAGAAAGAAATAATCAAGGAAGCATATGAATATATAAGCTGGCGAGTTGATGGGATGTGAAAAGATGCGTACCTTTCAGAGTCGCAGTGAATGCTGAAGCTTTATGAGATTCAGATGTGGGAGCCATACTGTGAGTCGTTGATGATGAGAGTCAGAGCCTCAGAGGTAATTTGTAACAGCAGTGATGCTTCAGCAATTCAGAGGAAGACGAAGCAGATACGTGGTTTTGGAGGATTTGGGTTCCAGGGTACACATGATGGCCCAAAAGAAATTGTTAACAACAAATGACGTGGCATAATCTTATGTTTTAATTGGAGGATTTTACTAGCTGACGTGGACACTCTCTCTAGGCAGCTTATTCTCCTTTTAGTATATGTTAGATGTTAGATTCACAGACAtccattttcttttgttttgtctataaataggcagttttttaaaaaaaaaatggaattttttagatatttacagTTGTTAAAACTATTACAATAGAAATCAAAAGTTTAGAccatcattctatttttttttttatcatattacAATTCTTTTGTCAACCATATTAAGATTTTTTGTTAACTGAATTCAAATACAACATTTCAGAATAATATCcacaataattttaaatacttaCTTTTAAGCGGAATCTCGTCTTCGGACCAAATGTGGAGTTGTTTGTCTATTTCTATAAAAGATTTAACTAATCAGTTCGTTTAAGgtctgaaaatataatataggtTGCAACTGGATGTGTATTTTCTGCAGTGGCGGACCCAACCCTAAATTTAAGGGGTGTCAAAGATTGGGCTTTGGTCcagaacaaaaataattttaaaaaaaattagtataaagCAGGTGCAACATGGAATCGAACCTGGGTTATCTTGGTCAGCGGAGGAGATTGTTAAGCAAATGAACTAGGGAAACTTATTGACAACTTACCAAAACAGCTGAAACTTATATTTAACCTGGTGCAGCTGACCCACTATTGGTCAACGTAGATCCGCCTCTGATTTTCTGGAATATGAATTTTTAGAATGGCTAATTCCTGTAGattctaaataatttttacCATTTACATGGAATAGAAAATAGATCACATTCCATTGATTCCTGTGGAATAagtgaaaaaagaagaaatgcAGTGATAAAACATtcagaagaaataaaaaaacgTGAATAAGATGGAATGGAAGAAAAttaagttaaaaaatatttttaattatgtttagaTATTATCCAACGTAATTATTGCATTTAAATAGTAGATTTATTAAGATTTTGAACTTGAAATTTCTGGTAAAATCTTACGATATGTTACAACCTTGAACTAGATAATAACaacttcttattctttttttaaacAATCTTAAATACATTACCAGACCAACAAATCAAGTTTGCTTTCTCTTCTACAAGGTAATATCATCCCATTTCCTCACTGGTATAATTTTTTTGAGTTAAATATCGGTGTTTACTATTGATGagagtaaaatattattttggctACATATGAAAGTTGAGCAGAATCTATTCGTTGGTCAATTGAAAATTTGTCTGATGAAGAGCTTATATGAAGGCTGTTCGTGATCAAATTGCTAAGGATATTTGGATTGCAAAACATTGTATGCATCGTTTCCAGCGTTAGATATATTAGTTTCAACAATAAATAGATTtagtataaagtttaaattaatattttgtttttttttatattgtttattaattttagttcTACTgtcaatataatttattaatctaTTGATAAAACtcttaatagtttaatttaaccTAGTTAATTTTATTCcattccattccattcctttAAAAAGTTACCATAATGAATGTGTTACAAAAATGTGTTCTTGCGATTATTCATTCCGTTTTGTTCTATTCTGTAACTTCCGCTATTCTGTTCACTGCTTTCCatttttcttagtttctttctttccaagtattcataaattatattattagttACAGCCATAATGAATTTCATTTCAACTATTTTCTGAAATGCGGATTGGATGTTAATGTCATGTTTCATAGGGACAAATTTCCAAGTTTATGTGACAAtgatgttaatttttattttgacgcATTTGAATTTTATCCTCAATTTGTTGTCATTTTATTTCAAAAGGTTCTATCTTTTATGTTTGATCGTTTTTGTGTGTTGTAGAATTTTGTTTAGAACTTCATCTAAAATGTAATCAAAATGTTTAAAGATTAATGAAAGTTGTGTAACTTGTGTTATCAAATAAGAAATCTCAACATTTAAGATTCGAAGTGTGATAGACCGCACCGTCATGTACCGTTGTCAATTGCaacaaaaatctttacatatacctatgtatttatatatttttattactattaATACTATACCACAGTTATTCTGCCGTTGTTCCGCACGTTACCACAAAACTGAAAATTGTGTAACTTTTGTTAGTTAGACGGAGaattgaacaaaataaaaataaaacattcaacaataatggaaaacaaaaaaaaatggagggAGGGAAAATGGAAATGTGGATAATTGGCGGGAAAAGGACGATAAAGTCCCTGGGTTTATATAACAACCTTTCAACTCGGCTAGATCCTTAGTTCTAGCCCAAAAGCCCTCCTTGTGCTCAGCTTCACACCGTAACTTGCTCTCCCCCTCTCTCTCTAGCTCTCTAGCTCTCACTCTGCGATCAAATCTTATCAGTATTGCGAAAATGAAATAACCCTAATTTCTATCTTCTAGAACACTATTAGTAATCAATCGATGATTTTGCGAAGAATCTagggttttcaaaattttcagaaaaaaaattagggaTTCTCTCGTTGAGTCTTTCTAATAGCCTCTACTTACATCCAATTTCATCTCTCTCTGTGTTGTTTTCAGGTGTGAGATTGTGAAAGAGTGATCGATTGCGAAAATGGCATCGGGTGATTTCGAGGACGATGCTGAGGCAACTGTAACGATGGAAGAGTACATCGAAAGCATGGATGCCGAAGAGCTGGTACTCATCATTTCTTATCGttaaaaaagtttattaatTTCGCATTTTCCTTTCCCttctgggttttttttttttttgttcatcattgcttttttttttcagaatcttgtgtttgttttgtttgtaatCACAAGTTATTTGGATATTATTACCTGGTTTGTGTGATTCTTGATCCTTGAATGTTATTATTTCAGAATCTTTGTTCATCACTGGCATTTTCAGAATCTTGTGTGTcctgtttttttattaattatacatTCACTAACTTCCTTTTGTGATTCTTGATCTGAAGGAAGCGGATTTGGTGTTGGGTGGAGATGAGGGAGATGAGTGTACTTACCCAAAGGGTTACATGAAAAGGCAGGCCATTTTCTCTTGCATCACATGTACTCCAGAAGGGAATGCTGGAGTTTGCACGGCCTGTTGCTTAACTTGTCACGATGGTCATGAGGttgatatatatttacatattatgtCTATTTGATTCTTATGTGTTAGTTGGTTTGCTGATGGTTGAATATTGTTGTGGTTATGAAGCTTTTGGAGCTCTGGACTAAGAGAAATTTCCGATGTGACTGTGGGAACTCTAAGTTTGGAACTTTAGCGTGTAAGCTTCTCCCGGGGAAAGATGTAGACAACTCTGAGAATTCTTACAACCATAACTTCAAAGGCTTGTACTGCTCTTGCGACAAACCTTACCCTGACCCAAATGGGGAGGAACATGGGGAGATGATACAGTGTTGTATCTGTGAGGATTGGTTTCACGAGGAGCATCTCAGTCTCAAATCTTCGGACGGTGTTAGTAGCCAGGTTTGTGATCAGAGCTTACACTTAGTTTACGTTTGACCTTTTGTTTTGGTGTTTCtagttcaaaattttatttaatgtttaacAGATTCCAAGAGATGAGGAAGGAGTGCCGGTTTATGAGGATTTCATTTGTCAAAACTGCTCTCCGGTTTGTTCGTTTCTCACTCTTTATCCCGAGAAACTGTGGGTTGCTGCCAAAGTGGATTCCAATGGTTCAGCCAATGCTTGTGCAGACACTACCGAGTCAAACCAAACCTCCACAGCTACTGAGCCTGTCCAGCCTGAGAACAGTACTGAAGCTGAAAAATCTGTTTTGAGAGGATGCTCTGAGAAGCTCGCCGACTCTGAACCCTTTCCTGCGGCTGGTTGTGCTATTGCGACGGGTCTAGCCTCGTGTACTGAGTTTGAGAAGAAACCGCTGTTTGTAACCAAAAACTGGAGGAACATGCTATGCAAATGCGAGAAGTGCCTAGAGATGTACAGTGAGAGAAAGGTTAGCTATTTACTTGATGCAGAGGACACGATTGCTGAATACGAGAATAAGGCGAAGGAGAAGAGAACAGAGAAACTGGAGAAACAGGAAGGCGAAGCACTTGATCATTTTAACAATCTCGACCATGTAACTAAAGTTGAGCTCTCTCACGGCATCAAAGACTTCAAAGAAGGGTTCAGGAGTTTACTGGTATACATTTATAAGAACTCTGATACGCCCATGAACCCTCTCTGATCCACAGCTTTTTTTGAAAAGACACTCTGAtgatcttttttgtttttgtaggaGTCTGTTGGTACTTCAAGGGCGATAACGTCTGAAGATGTTGAGGAGATGTTctcaaaactgaaaaataaacGCAAAAGAATGGAGTGAGTTAAGTAGTCAATGATGAGAGGAGGTACGAGTTATGAATGTACTAGAGTCGTTTCTTTCCATATCGCATGTTAACTTTCTTTAGGTATGTTGGTTTAAAATGAGGAGTGAGGTTACTCTAATCTCTTGACGGTCTTTAGCTCCCAAGTTATGCAAACAACTTTGTACTTTCAGTGTGTGGAGTTTGTAGCTTGTGTAACAGCAgactattattatatatataaactactagttctatttagttttattatcagctattttatatgaatttagaAAATTTCATTACAAAAATCTTCTGTTCACTTCTTCCTGCCTTcccttattcttcttctttttcatttagTCAAATGGTTTTAACATCCAAGATTGAGGACTAGAAAAGGAACTGATACTCTTTCAAGTCAATTTGGTTTTACCATGGATAAGTGGATTTATATAAAACAAGTAGTTTATCTCAACTTCTTGAACCCTGATACTGGGTTTTAGTGGCATGGAAGACCAAACCTTAAACTAATCAAGTCTGGTCTTTAACGCTGGGCCATCTAAACTACAAAGCTTTATGTGTTGGGCTTGGGATGACCAAATTTAATTTACATGTGAGCCTCATATAAGAAAAGAGTTAGATGTTAACGAAAAAAATTGATTGAAAAGAGGAAAAGCTATGATAATTATGGATAAATGATTATTATTGAGTGAccacaaacaaataataatttgttaGTCAGAAAACGAAAAGCTAATATTTCCACGTCagtttttgtctttttgttattttaaaagaaaaacaagtatatttaattaaagttgTAACTTTGTAAATTTGTGGCCCCTTGGAAGTGAATGGAATAAACGACAGACCCCATGACACCGCCACGTACTTGTTGTCCTTTATGCAATTTCCACGAAGTTTCGCCCGTCGATAAGAATTGATGCAATCCAATAACTATACAACGCGTAGCGCTTGATAATGATAAGATCGCTTACTGATGACATTTTACGTCTACAAGTACTATATTCTATAATTAAATATGCTGAATTATTTGGTGTTCATATTTACGCTATTCGTATAAGTTTTAAATGCCAGTAATTATGGTTAACACATCACCATCGTACATATTCAGACGATATAGCTATAAGACAACGGTATCAACTGTATTTGCGCATTGTATAACTTACGAGTGTgttttagaccatctccaatggtactctataattttttctatatttcactattatagagttggatttgctccaatggttcactctataatagagttactctataatagagtaaaatatatagtactcttgttttttcactctatatttggagtaaaaaaataagattactctatatttcactctattatagagtaactctattatagagtgaaccattggagcaaattcaactctataataaagttattctattttattgtaaattatagataaaaaaatagagTCCCTTTGGAGATGCTGTCAAACGTTTATATTTTAGTGGTTGTGATTGAATTTCAACAATCGATTTCTGTTAGTTATTGTATTATTTGGTTTTCGGTCCCTATAATCCGGAAAGAATGGATTTGACATTGTTTGGAACAGATCATACTATGAATTATTGGATTCTATATTACTATTAATGATTAATTTCCAAGGGAAACGAAGATGAATGTGTTATGTGTCGATAAGCTAGTAGCATGTgacatttgtttttaataatagtAAGTAGATGGGTTTTATATTCGAATTAAATTATACCATTGAATCTAGCAAAGGCTATTAAAAAAGGAAGGAAACAAGACAGGTTGGTGGTTGGTATAAATGTGCATTGCCAGGTTTTAACacggttttggtttggtttaaaggTACCACCTAACCGGAGAGAACGTGATATTGCGTTTTTGTGTCTTTTACAATATTCATACGTGTAAATCTGTCATCGAAATAATACTTTAGACGCATGCAGCATATATATCCAGACGTACTCGCATTGCATTGAATTTTTAgggtttatttattaattaacttCGTTTCTGTATACTTGTTTTTTGCTGGTGGAGATGTTCTTCCTCGTTAAAAGAGCTATTCCAAACAATTTTAAGATTATACGACAAAGATATAACAACGTAAACTATGTTTTCTTTAACTAGAAGGAAACAGAACCTTGGACTTAAATTTCCCTCTTAACTAGACCAGCATGCGCTAATACTAACATGGTGTAAAACATTTCATCTGATTTTATACTATGAGTTCAACAAAACCAGTCTTCATGCTTAAACTACTAGACTACCATATCCACGGACCACGGTggtattataatttatatcttGTAAATGAATTGAATTATAGTCTAGTCTGATTGATAATTTAAAATGTGTTTGTTGCATATTCATAGCAAATTTAGATGAATGTAAGCTAAACTAGTCCAGCTATCCGCAGTTGTCGTTAGTGATATTGAACTATTAAGTTTAGGTTTGTTTAGCTTTGAGCTATATCTCTCAGTCccatttttgttgttgtc comes from the Brassica rapa cultivar Chiifu-401-42 chromosome A01, CAAS_Brap_v3.01, whole genome shotgun sequence genome and includes:
- the LOC103861481 gene encoding putative E3 ubiquitin-protein ligase UBR7, giving the protein MASGDFEDDAEATVTMEEYIESMDAEELEADLVLGGDEGDECTYPKGYMKRQAIFSCITCTPEGNAGVCTACCLTCHDGHELLELWTKRNFRCDCGNSKFGTLACKLLPGKDVDNSENSYNHNFKGLYCSCDKPYPDPNGEEHGEMIQCCICEDWFHEEHLSLKSSDGVSSQIPRDEEGVPVYEDFICQNCSPVCSFLTLYPEKLWVAAKVDSNGSANACADTTESNQTSTATEPVQPENSTEAEKSVLRGCSEKLADSEPFPAAGCAIATGLASCTEFEKKPLFVTKNWRNMLCKCEKCLEMYSERKVSYLLDAEDTIAEYENKAKEKRTEKLEKQEGEALDHFNNLDHVTKVELSHGIKDFKEGFRSLLESVGTSRAITSEDVEEMFSKLKNKRKRME